ACAGTTTTAGAGCTTAACGATTTAGTTAAGAAGGCAGAGGAAGAATTCGGCGTATCCGCAGCAGCAGGCGTTGTAGTAGCAGCAGGCGCAGTAGGCGGCGCAGCTGAAGCAGCTGAGGAAAAAACTGAGTTCGACGTAGAACTTACAGAAGTAGGCGCAGAAAAGATTAAGGTTATCAAGGTTGTTAGAGAAATCACCGGCCTTGGCTTAAAAGAAGCAAAAGACCTTGTTGAAGGCGCTCCTAAAATGGTTAAGGAAGGCGTTTCCAAAGAGGAAGCTGAATCCCTTAAAACTAAGATTGAAGAA
This is a stretch of genomic DNA from Anaeropeptidivorans aminofermentans. It encodes these proteins:
- the rplL gene encoding 50S ribosomal protein L7/L12, whose amino-acid sequence is MAKLTIDEIIEAIKELTVLELNDLVKKAEEEFGVSAAAGVVVAAGAVGGAAEAAEEKTEFDVELTEVGAEKIKVIKVVREITGLGLKEAKDLVEGAPKMVKEGVSKEEAESLKTKIEEVGAKVTVK